One Burkholderia cepacia genomic window carries:
- a CDS encoding TrbG/VirB9 family P-type conjugative transfer protein, with translation MKTLPFGITLASLLFAGVARAFDLPGWNDDSRVRQAIYRADEVVRVEAQRGFATHIALDPHEHIQVVAPGDRDGWQVVANKGDHDVYLKPQLAAHDSNLEIRTDRRSYSFDLVVLPLKAKFGNDRVMYRVTFVYPDELAKQAHGDSDAGWVAKRLAQLPAVRNARYSTQVMPDSDDIAPTAAWDDGRFTYLRIPNNRRMPAIFRVADDGTESVVDKHVEGDTIVVHEVAKRFVLRLGNEVVGIWNDAYDMDGVPPHDGTTVNGVKRVMRSHGDE, from the coding sequence ATGAAGACGCTTCCCTTTGGTATCACGCTGGCGAGCCTGCTGTTTGCGGGTGTGGCTCGCGCGTTCGATCTGCCGGGGTGGAACGACGACTCGCGCGTCCGTCAGGCGATCTATCGCGCGGATGAGGTCGTACGCGTTGAGGCGCAGCGCGGCTTTGCGACGCACATTGCGCTCGATCCACACGAGCACATTCAGGTCGTCGCGCCCGGAGACCGGGATGGCTGGCAGGTGGTCGCGAACAAGGGTGATCACGACGTATACCTGAAGCCGCAGCTCGCCGCGCACGACTCGAACCTCGAGATCCGTACTGACCGGCGCAGCTACAGCTTCGATCTGGTGGTGTTGCCGCTCAAGGCAAAGTTCGGCAACGACCGTGTGATGTACCGCGTGACCTTCGTCTATCCGGACGAACTGGCGAAACAGGCGCATGGGGATTCGGATGCTGGGTGGGTCGCGAAGCGCCTGGCGCAGCTGCCGGCCGTGCGCAACGCACGGTACTCGACGCAGGTCATGCCGGACTCGGACGACATCGCGCCGACCGCAGCATGGGATGACGGGCGCTTTACCTATCTGCGCATTCCGAACAACCGGCGCATGCCGGCGATTTTCCGGGTGGCCGACGATGGCACGGAAAGCGTGGTCGACAAACACGTCGAAGGCGACACGATCGTCGTGCACGAGGTCGCGAAACGTTTCGTGCTGCGGCTCGGCAATGAGGTCGTTGGAATCTGGAACGACGCTTACGACATGGACGGCGTGCCGCCCCATGACGGCACGACGGTCAACGGCGTGAAGCGTGTTATGCGGAGTCACGGCGATGAATGA
- a CDS encoding type IV secretory system conjugative DNA transfer family protein — protein MTMRTHLDTPPAIVVGVWRGRYLRFAGQQFVLLAAPARSGKGVGIVIPNLLSFPDSVVVLDVKQENYAATAGFRRAHGQDVYLFNPFAEDGRTHRYNPLSAISDGLFQVGDILAIGYALYPPGGHDDFWKDQARNLFLGIVLLLCEWRDARRSGKGTSIPDFPVTMGEVLRQSSGNGMPVKTYLQRALVQHRDLLSGPCVDALNRFLSNDDKVLASVLATFNAPLTIWANPIVDAATSANDFDLGEVRRRRMSVYIGITPDHLSEAALLVNLVFSQLVNLNTKQLPEADPTLKFQCLVLLDEMTSIGKIHIIARAVAYMAGYNLRLLSIVQSIAQLESVYGRADARTFITNHAMQILYAPREQKDANEYSEMLGTFTDQSRSVSRPNAFFGGRGGLSESVSEQRRPLLLPQELKELGRDKEIIVLENTKPILANKICYWRDPEFASRVVAAPSVPAMNLTHFSAVVERRLRDLHLDEIDPDGAGLIHLPPEYLEVLQAWDPRDLPPNLADISEEEAVAYVERHFMLLGVPASKVVQARRHLSADDLDVAELDFVEPARRAAASASRVMGALQ, from the coding sequence ATGACGATGCGCACGCACCTCGATACTCCGCCTGCGATTGTCGTGGGTGTATGGCGCGGTCGCTACCTGCGCTTCGCCGGTCAGCAGTTTGTGCTGCTCGCGGCGCCTGCCCGCTCAGGCAAGGGCGTCGGCATCGTGATTCCGAATCTGCTCAGTTTCCCCGATTCGGTGGTGGTGCTCGACGTCAAGCAGGAAAACTATGCTGCCACGGCCGGCTTCCGGCGTGCGCACGGACAGGACGTGTACCTTTTCAACCCGTTTGCCGAAGACGGCCGCACGCATCGCTACAACCCGCTGTCGGCGATCTCGGATGGCTTGTTCCAGGTGGGCGACATCCTCGCGATCGGCTACGCGCTGTATCCGCCAGGCGGCCACGACGATTTCTGGAAGGATCAGGCACGAAACCTGTTCCTCGGCATCGTGCTCCTGCTGTGCGAATGGCGTGATGCGCGCCGGTCCGGCAAGGGGACGTCGATTCCCGATTTCCCCGTCACGATGGGCGAGGTGTTGCGGCAGTCGTCAGGCAATGGCATGCCGGTCAAAACCTACCTGCAGCGTGCGCTGGTCCAACATCGTGATCTGCTCTCGGGGCCATGCGTTGATGCGCTGAATCGCTTCCTGTCGAATGACGACAAGGTGCTGGCGAGCGTTCTCGCGACGTTCAACGCGCCGCTCACGATCTGGGCTAATCCGATCGTCGACGCGGCAACCAGCGCGAACGATTTCGATCTGGGCGAAGTGCGCCGCCGCCGCATGTCGGTCTATATCGGCATCACACCTGACCATCTGTCCGAGGCGGCGCTGCTCGTCAATCTCGTGTTTTCGCAACTCGTTAATCTGAACACGAAGCAATTGCCGGAAGCCGATCCCACGCTGAAATTCCAATGCCTCGTGTTACTCGACGAGATGACCTCGATCGGAAAGATCCACATCATCGCGCGCGCGGTCGCTTATATGGCGGGCTACAACCTGCGCCTGCTGTCAATCGTCCAGTCGATCGCGCAACTCGAGTCCGTCTACGGGCGAGCCGATGCGCGGACCTTCATCACGAATCACGCGATGCAGATCCTCTATGCGCCGCGCGAGCAGAAGGACGCAAACGAATACTCGGAAATGCTCGGCACGTTCACCGACCAGTCGCGCAGCGTGAGTCGCCCCAATGCGTTCTTCGGCGGCCGGGGTGGGTTGAGCGAAAGCGTGTCGGAGCAGCGCCGGCCGTTGCTGTTGCCGCAGGAGCTCAAGGAGTTGGGGCGAGACAAGGAAATCATCGTGCTCGAAAACACCAAGCCGATCCTGGCCAACAAAATCTGCTACTGGCGCGATCCTGAGTTTGCGTCGCGCGTCGTGGCCGCGCCATCCGTGCCGGCCATGAACCTGACCCACTTCAGTGCTGTGGTCGAGCGTCGGTTGCGCGATCTGCATCTTGATGAGATCGATCCAGACGGCGCGGGGCTGATCCATCTGCCGCCCGAGTACCTGGAAGTGCTGCAGGCGTGGGATCCGCGTGATCTGCCGCCGAACCTGGCCGACATCAGCGAGGAGGAGGCCGTGGCCTATGTGGAACGGCATTTCATGCTGCTGGGTGTGCCGGCCAGCAAGGTTGTGCAGGCGAGACGTCACCTGAGCGCGGACGATCTTGACGTGGCGGAACTCGATTTTGTTGAGCCGGCGCGGCGCGCAGCCGCGAGCGCCTCGCGAGTCATGGGAGCCTTGCAATGA
- a CDS encoding virB8 family protein, with protein MSASHDYGRVLDIEASLTHLQERSERRAWHVTYAAIGVAVLSTTALAVMVPFYRVVPLPIEVDRLTGESQVIDVLDARHVHTKEIQDKHWVETYVRARERYDWGLLQMDYDSVLAMSDDVVARDYRGIYSGPDALDRQLGPGLERRIRILSVTLPPDEPGHAVVHVERTSLRNGEAHTVPAQRFVITLAYTYRPPVFTRESVAIANPFGFKVTAYSRDAEYTPPASAAATGGTP; from the coding sequence ATGAGCGCGTCGCACGATTATGGGCGCGTGCTCGACATTGAGGCGTCGCTGACCCACCTGCAGGAGCGCTCCGAACGGCGCGCGTGGCATGTCACCTATGCGGCGATTGGCGTCGCGGTGCTCAGCACCACGGCGCTCGCGGTGATGGTGCCGTTCTATCGCGTGGTACCGCTTCCCATCGAGGTCGATCGCCTGACGGGCGAATCCCAAGTGATCGACGTGCTCGACGCGCGCCATGTGCATACGAAGGAAATCCAGGACAAGCACTGGGTCGAGACTTATGTGCGCGCACGCGAGCGCTACGACTGGGGCCTGCTGCAGATGGACTACGACAGCGTGCTCGCGATGAGCGATGACGTGGTCGCCCGTGATTATCGCGGTATCTACAGCGGTCCCGATGCACTGGATCGGCAGTTGGGGCCCGGCCTCGAGCGGCGCATCCGGATTCTGTCGGTTACGCTGCCGCCCGACGAACCCGGTCATGCGGTCGTGCATGTCGAACGTACGTCGCTCAGGAATGGTGAAGCCCATACCGTACCCGCGCAGCGTTTCGTGATCACACTGGCTTATACGTACCGGCCGCCCGTATTCACACGTGAGAGCGTGGCGATTGCGAACCCGTTCGGCTTCAAGGTGACGGCCTACAGCCGTGACGCGGAATATACGCCACCGGCGTCCGCAGCGGCTACCGGAGGCACGCCATGA
- a CDS encoding PriCT-2 domain-containing protein — protein MTIPHVDEADRARAALAVIPADDYETWVDMAFALKQGFGDEGFEIWDAWSRTAANYNERAARTTWRSVSASGGKTLATLFWQARQHGFDLKRTNYPDRMTAVLAPSPEVLAEREREEALRQARHAAVAREATSIWQWARPVGPEHPYLVRKHLEPMDTLRELDALELRALLGYMPASEEEPLTGRVLIVPVWNGPISTLELIDEHGWKSSLAGGVKKGGYWMTEPTLVPANESSLILIAEGMATALSASRATDWFAVAALSSGNLVLVAQSLRERYPDADLIVLGELGSGEAQARLAAEAAQARVAWPEFAADARINDKVPNDFSDMAVLSGFDAVGEHLRAVVRSVVRANGQPDVSTVSGMTVVEVEHREEDGKMGNVKEKLLADDEGTPRRRSSKRSAPKQAVPDVPATDGASGSAQPVTDPLPAASAPTVPPVSDPPRFASTRPPVGEPLFGVGDVPNEVRALAEHRFGSPLRMGTPRENGGPYRGEVFNTEHYLIQEVATRSVVFHRKDQMTFTSDRLKWMDENARLNGSELQVGYDGAQAKVYPWDRARDLLERTVASLKKSARELNYSPNLEGMLDQLQTRSWARIREARAAALEKSREQDASREAGSSPER, from the coding sequence ATGACGATACCCCACGTGGATGAGGCGGACCGTGCGCGCGCCGCGCTTGCCGTGATTCCGGCTGATGACTACGAGACCTGGGTCGACATGGCGTTCGCACTCAAGCAGGGATTCGGCGACGAGGGTTTTGAAATCTGGGACGCGTGGAGTCGCACGGCCGCTAACTATAACGAGCGCGCGGCCCGGACGACGTGGCGCTCGGTCAGCGCGTCGGGCGGCAAGACGCTTGCCACCTTGTTCTGGCAGGCGCGCCAGCACGGCTTCGACTTGAAGCGAACGAATTATCCGGACCGCATGACCGCCGTACTTGCGCCATCTCCCGAGGTACTGGCGGAGCGGGAGCGCGAGGAAGCGCTGCGGCAGGCACGCCATGCGGCTGTCGCCCGCGAGGCCACGTCGATCTGGCAGTGGGCGAGGCCGGTTGGGCCAGAGCATCCCTATCTCGTGCGCAAGCACCTTGAGCCGATGGACACGCTGCGCGAACTAGATGCACTGGAGTTGCGTGCACTGCTCGGCTATATGCCAGCCAGCGAGGAGGAACCGCTGACCGGGCGCGTGCTGATCGTGCCTGTCTGGAACGGACCGATCTCGACACTGGAACTGATCGACGAACACGGGTGGAAATCGTCACTGGCCGGTGGCGTGAAGAAGGGCGGCTACTGGATGACGGAGCCGACGCTGGTTCCGGCCAACGAATCTTCGCTGATCCTGATCGCTGAAGGCATGGCGACGGCATTGTCCGCTTCACGCGCGACCGACTGGTTCGCAGTGGCGGCACTGTCGAGCGGGAATCTGGTGCTGGTGGCGCAAAGCCTGCGCGAACGGTATCCCGATGCGGATCTGATCGTGCTGGGCGAACTGGGCAGTGGCGAGGCGCAGGCCCGGCTGGCTGCGGAAGCGGCGCAGGCACGCGTGGCCTGGCCGGAGTTCGCCGCCGACGCGCGCATCAACGACAAGGTACCGAACGATTTCAGCGATATGGCGGTGTTGTCGGGATTCGATGCGGTCGGCGAACACCTGCGCGCCGTGGTCCGTTCGGTTGTGAGGGCGAATGGTCAACCGGATGTCTCCACCGTATCCGGCATGACTGTGGTTGAGGTGGAGCATCGCGAGGAGGACGGAAAAATGGGCAACGTCAAGGAAAAGCTGCTGGCCGACGACGAAGGGACGCCGCGTCGCCGGTCCTCGAAGCGCAGTGCACCGAAGCAGGCCGTGCCGGATGTGCCGGCAACGGACGGCGCATCCGGCTCAGCGCAACCAGTGACTGATCCCCTGCCTGCTGCATCGGCACCAACTGTCCCTCCTGTTTCCGATCCACCTCGGTTTGCGTCGACGCGCCCGCCGGTCGGTGAGCCGCTGTTTGGCGTGGGTGACGTTCCCAACGAAGTCAGGGCGTTGGCGGAACACCGGTTCGGCTCGCCGCTCAGGATGGGGACGCCGCGTGAGAACGGTGGGCCGTATCGTGGCGAGGTGTTCAACACGGAACACTATTTGATCCAGGAAGTCGCGACGCGCAGCGTCGTGTTCCATCGCAAGGATCAGATGACGTTTACGTCCGATCGCCTGAAATGGATGGACGAAAACGCGCGGCTGAACGGTTCCGAGTTGCAGGTCGGTTATGACGGCGCCCAGGCCAAGGTCTATCCGTGGGACCGTGCGCGCGATCTGCTGGAGCGCACGGTGGCCTCGCTGAAGAAATCCGCCCGAGAGCTGAATTACAGCCCCAATCTGGAAGGGATGCTCGATCAGTTGCAGACGAGATCCTGGGCGCGTATCCGGGAGGCGCGAGCGGCCGCGCTGGAGAAATCCAGGGAACAGGATGCGTCCCGTGAGGCGGGTTCGTCGCCTGAACGATGA
- the virB11 gene encoding P-type DNA transfer ATPase VirB11: MIARADMQDRSADAVFARLPDDASVRELMRPFAPLLDDPDVTELVINRPQRVMTENQLGWHGHDCDDLDFDRLMSFAVAVATLTSQEISAQHPVLSALLPGDGRIQIVVPPVVPPRTVSVTIRRPSAREKTLDAYRDEGLFDDTAWHRPDGLDSVLPGLRADDRRLVQCLDARDWGAFFVGAVTGRLNIAVVGNTGSGKTSFMKTLCRSIPATERIVTIEDVRELFIRHIENCVHLLYSKGGHGQARVTPADLIASTMRMRPDRVLLAELRGAEAYDFLKLLTTGHAGSITSYHAPNVTVAIERFALMAKEHPEAATWDDTALKRLLFLTIDVVAHMEVRPVFNAAGERTGRQWGMTEVWFDPVRKARTAFV; encoded by the coding sequence ATGATTGCCCGTGCTGACATGCAGGATCGATCCGCCGATGCCGTATTCGCTCGGCTGCCCGACGACGCGTCGGTCCGCGAACTGATGCGACCGTTCGCGCCATTGCTCGACGATCCCGACGTGACGGAACTGGTGATCAACCGGCCGCAGCGTGTCATGACCGAGAACCAACTCGGCTGGCACGGTCACGATTGCGATGATCTCGATTTCGACCGGCTCATGTCGTTCGCCGTAGCGGTGGCCACGCTGACCAGCCAGGAAATCTCGGCCCAGCATCCGGTTCTGTCCGCGCTGCTGCCGGGGGACGGGCGCATCCAGATCGTGGTGCCGCCGGTCGTGCCGCCGCGAACGGTGTCGGTCACGATCCGCCGTCCGTCCGCTCGCGAGAAGACGCTCGATGCCTACCGTGACGAGGGGTTATTTGACGACACGGCCTGGCATCGCCCGGATGGGCTCGACTCGGTATTGCCCGGACTGCGTGCCGATGATCGAAGGCTCGTACAGTGTCTGGATGCGCGGGACTGGGGGGCATTCTTTGTCGGCGCGGTGACGGGCCGGCTCAACATCGCGGTCGTCGGTAATACGGGGTCCGGCAAGACCAGTTTCATGAAAACCCTGTGCCGCTCGATTCCGGCGACCGAGCGGATCGTGACGATCGAGGATGTCCGCGAGCTATTCATCCGGCACATCGAGAACTGCGTTCACCTGCTGTACAGCAAGGGCGGGCACGGCCAGGCCCGCGTGACGCCCGCTGATCTGATCGCGAGCACGATGCGCATGCGTCCGGATCGCGTGCTGCTGGCTGAGTTGCGCGGCGCCGAAGCCTACGACTTCCTGAAACTCCTGACGACGGGACACGCGGGTTCGATCACGAGCTACCACGCGCCCAATGTGACGGTCGCGATCGAGCGCTTCGCGCTGATGGCGAAGGAACACCCGGAAGCCGCCACCTGGGACGATACCGCGCTCAAGCGTTTGCTGTTCCTGACCATCGACGTCGTCGCGCACATGGAAGTGCGTCCGGTCTTCAATGCGGCGGGCGAGCGGACCGGCAGGCAGTGGGGCATGACGGAAGTCTGGTTCGATCCGGTGCGCAAGGCGCGCACCGCGTTCGTGTAG
- a CDS encoding LPD7 domain-containing protein, whose amino-acid sequence MAQTNSAHEADPVINVIEQDVPDNSGGQAPSDERRDRLESAAMDAVSARRRREFDAARARLRDQAIRDDVAASQQADTRSRSGTTTEVDRGRAPLDQPPERVRKRYLRAGNQYFLKDAPYQLAFEDLGPYLVTEHNRPDVVESMIDMVRAKSWLRIRVSGHEAFRSEAWLQGTLLGIEVSGYEPKAADLARLAEARQARLDNRIEVAADVGATAATGAQGRAEVQAVASSAPQSDRGAAVNGTSPSAPVDVSTSAPIIPEVNRNGANDEADAPRRYAGELREHGGAPYQHNPARSHSYYVVFRDDAGIDQVVWGVDLERAVREANAQIGHQVTLENLGKRFVIVRAPILDDEGRVIGEEEKDVYRNTWQVEVVQRDRTTSVSPSQSGGLAGGEPRSLDAHAEPIAAQAPHRRRDAQYSESERTLHLAVLTAAMREQGFSERSVARVQQRAERMLVAFQHDGIPVPTPKVFDPNAPSGRDRRKRPAQERTSAREIDRTPLEPSPPSPSR is encoded by the coding sequence ATGGCGCAGACAAACTCCGCTCACGAGGCCGATCCGGTCATCAACGTGATCGAACAGGACGTGCCGGACAACAGTGGCGGCCAGGCTCCGTCGGACGAACGTCGGGATAGACTGGAATCGGCCGCGATGGACGCCGTATCCGCTCGGCGCCGACGTGAGTTCGATGCTGCCCGGGCGAGATTGCGGGATCAGGCGATCCGTGACGATGTGGCTGCGTCGCAACAGGCTGACACCCGATCGCGGAGCGGGACGACGACCGAGGTGGATCGCGGGCGTGCACCGCTCGACCAGCCGCCCGAACGCGTGCGCAAGCGCTACCTGCGTGCGGGCAATCAGTATTTCCTGAAGGATGCGCCGTATCAGCTTGCGTTCGAGGATCTCGGGCCGTACCTCGTCACCGAGCACAACCGCCCGGACGTGGTCGAGTCGATGATCGACATGGTGCGCGCGAAATCGTGGCTGCGCATTCGCGTGTCGGGTCACGAGGCATTTCGCAGCGAGGCGTGGCTGCAGGGCACGCTGCTCGGCATCGAGGTGAGCGGCTACGAGCCGAAGGCCGCGGACCTGGCTCGTCTGGCGGAAGCTCGACAGGCGCGGTTGGACAACCGCATCGAGGTCGCGGCGGATGTCGGTGCGACGGCTGCCACGGGCGCGCAGGGTCGCGCAGAGGTTCAGGCCGTGGCTTCGTCAGCGCCTCAGAGTGACCGAGGTGCGGCCGTCAACGGAACTTCTCCATCCGCGCCAGTCGATGTGTCCACGTCGGCACCTATTATTCCGGAAGTGAACCGGAACGGCGCAAATGACGAGGCTGACGCACCGCGGCGGTACGCCGGCGAACTGCGGGAACACGGTGGCGCCCCGTACCAGCATAATCCGGCACGCAGCCACTCATACTACGTGGTGTTTCGCGATGACGCCGGAATCGATCAGGTCGTGTGGGGCGTGGATCTCGAGCGCGCGGTGCGTGAAGCGAATGCTCAAATCGGACATCAGGTGACGCTCGAAAATCTTGGCAAACGCTTCGTCATTGTGCGTGCACCCATCCTGGATGATGAAGGCAGGGTGATCGGCGAAGAGGAGAAAGACGTATATCGCAATACCTGGCAGGTAGAAGTCGTGCAGCGAGATCGCACCACCTCCGTCTCGCCGTCACAATCCGGCGGTCTTGCCGGCGGCGAGCCACGTTCCCTTGATGCCCACGCGGAGCCTATTGCGGCACAAGCACCGCATCGTCGTCGTGACGCGCAGTATTCCGAAAGCGAACGGACATTGCATCTGGCCGTGCTGACGGCAGCCATGCGCGAGCAGGGTTTCAGCGAACGTTCCGTTGCCCGCGTGCAGCAGCGTGCCGAACGCATGCTGGTTGCGTTCCAGCACGACGGCATTCCGGTCCCGACACCGAAGGTATTCGATCCGAACGCGCCATCGGGCCGGGATCGTCGCAAGCGTCCTGCTCAGGAGCGCACGTCTGCCCGCGAGATCGACCGGACGCCACTCGAACCGTCACCCCCATCACCGTCTCGTTGA
- the virB10 gene encoding type IV secretion system protein VirB10: MNDDTPRNVIEPDDASGSQPGRGQAEGASGASADRGMPALGQYRGARPRAWWLTPVVIVLVVGAGAVWTVHGFLARHDAEAKARRDSVADTSSQGREFKDLPASAVGRAASASVPASAAAVRSTPASGTAVAAGPVRTKHAVASRSYYDAPLLATGGGQEFVDGMAGPASSVAVAMSSGAGSSAQGPGQAGGALAQALTPTVTSRVQAGTLGNRSLVVAQGAKIDCVGDTAFDSTEAGISTCTVTKNVYSDDGRVVLIERGSQINSQYRSNLSPGQKRVFVLSARIKTPHGVTVEIDSPAADALGRMGIDGYVDNHWRQRIGAAMLLGITQDAIGYLSTRGGNTNGSVVFQSTQQQGNDMATRVLDSTINIPPTLTQNQGDEFTIVVARDLDFGTVYALQPERAP; the protein is encoded by the coding sequence ATGAATGACGATACTCCGCGCAATGTGATCGAGCCCGACGATGCCTCCGGCTCGCAGCCTGGACGCGGCCAGGCCGAGGGTGCATCGGGCGCATCTGCGGATCGTGGTATGCCGGCGTTGGGCCAATACCGCGGTGCCCGTCCGCGCGCCTGGTGGTTGACGCCGGTCGTGATCGTGCTGGTGGTCGGCGCCGGTGCCGTCTGGACGGTGCACGGTTTTCTCGCGCGGCATGATGCTGAAGCGAAGGCGCGGCGCGATTCGGTAGCCGATACGTCGTCTCAGGGGCGCGAGTTCAAGGATCTGCCCGCGTCGGCGGTCGGTCGTGCGGCTTCGGCCTCGGTACCCGCGAGCGCCGCTGCTGTTCGCTCCACGCCGGCGTCGGGCACGGCGGTGGCTGCCGGGCCTGTGCGCACCAAGCACGCTGTCGCGTCCCGGAGCTACTACGACGCGCCGCTGCTGGCCACGGGCGGCGGACAGGAGTTTGTGGACGGGATGGCGGGCCCAGCTTCATCAGTTGCGGTCGCGATGAGCAGTGGTGCAGGGTCTTCAGCCCAGGGGCCGGGACAGGCGGGCGGCGCGCTCGCCCAGGCGCTGACGCCGACCGTCACGTCCCGCGTTCAGGCCGGGACGCTGGGCAACCGGAGTTTGGTGGTCGCGCAGGGCGCCAAGATCGACTGTGTGGGCGATACGGCCTTCGATTCGACCGAGGCCGGCATCTCGACCTGCACGGTGACGAAGAACGTGTATTCCGACGATGGCCGCGTGGTGCTGATCGAGCGGGGTTCGCAGATCAACAGCCAGTATCGCTCGAACCTGTCTCCGGGCCAGAAACGGGTGTTCGTGCTGTCGGCCCGCATCAAGACGCCTCACGGCGTCACGGTCGAGATCGACTCGCCCGCGGCCGACGCGCTCGGCCGCATGGGTATCGACGGCTACGTGGACAACCACTGGCGCCAGCGCATCGGTGCAGCGATGCTGCTCGGCATCACCCAGGACGCGATTGGCTATCTGTCGACACGCGGCGGCAACACCAACGGATCGGTGGTGTTCCAGAGCACGCAGCAGCAGGGCAACGACATGGCCACGCGCGTGCTCGACAGCACGATCAACATCCCACCGACGCTGACGCAGAACCAGGGGGACGAATTCACCATCGTCGTCGCGCGTGATCTGGATTTCGGAACGGTCTATGCGCTTCAACCGGAGCGTGCGCCATGA
- a CDS encoding plasmid stabilization protein produces the protein MIVRERLCVELGAIRLRWDDWCARRGLTAGEGVRQLIAIAIRDDMNEESCTIISGLPRPIVGEPRSRIEVRLTAAELSAVEQRAAALGLSGNRWIVSLVRAQLTREPQLGEHELHALSVSSQQLAGISRLLGQFARGGGTELARRDPMPDWAEMRKHIDDHLRTAAAVIRANLDRWSR, from the coding sequence GTGATCGTGCGCGAGCGTTTGTGTGTCGAACTCGGGGCAATCAGGTTGCGCTGGGACGACTGGTGCGCCCGCCGCGGTTTGACGGCGGGCGAGGGCGTTCGCCAGTTGATCGCAATCGCCATCCGCGACGATATGAATGAGGAATCCTGCACGATTATCTCGGGCCTGCCCCGGCCGATCGTCGGGGAGCCGCGCAGTCGCATCGAAGTCCGACTGACCGCGGCGGAACTGAGCGCAGTCGAACAGCGCGCGGCTGCGTTGGGCCTGAGTGGCAATCGCTGGATCGTGTCGCTGGTCCGTGCGCAGTTGACGCGGGAACCTCAGTTGGGCGAGCACGAGTTGCATGCATTGTCAGTATCCAGTCAGCAGCTTGCCGGGATCAGCCGCTTGCTTGGTCAGTTTGCGCGCGGGGGCGGAACGGAGCTCGCGCGTCGGGATCCGATGCCCGACTGGGCGGAGATGCGAAAACACATTGACGACCATCTGCGTACAGCGGCGGCCGTCATTCGCGCGAACCTCGATCGCTGGAGCCGCTGA
- the virB5 gene encoding P-type DNA transfer protein VirB5: protein MSAAFMWAAGCAGAQSQGIPVYDAQNVVQAIATVGQLKQQVQQEIQIFQSTVGTRGFGALLSNPVVANSLPSNWQSVYTAIQNGGYAGLTGNAQALRSASQIYNCEDQTGVDQQVCQRALNKPYQDKAFGLQAYQTELQELNQIQSLAQQIDATQDPKGVAELQARIQAESTAVGNEMTKLQLFRMLAETEDKLMVEQQSELVLSRAGKTNRLQDRMVPASFGN, encoded by the coding sequence ATGAGTGCCGCATTCATGTGGGCGGCAGGGTGCGCCGGTGCCCAGTCGCAGGGTATCCCGGTCTATGACGCGCAGAACGTGGTGCAGGCCATCGCCACCGTCGGTCAGCTCAAGCAGCAAGTGCAGCAGGAGATCCAGATCTTCCAATCGACGGTCGGCACGCGTGGCTTCGGCGCGCTCCTGAGCAATCCGGTCGTCGCCAACTCGTTGCCATCGAACTGGCAGAGCGTCTATACGGCGATCCAGAACGGCGGCTACGCAGGCCTGACGGGCAACGCACAGGCGTTGCGTTCGGCCAGCCAGATCTACAACTGCGAGGACCAGACCGGGGTCGATCAGCAGGTGTGCCAGCGCGCGCTCAACAAGCCCTACCAGGACAAGGCGTTCGGCCTGCAAGCCTACCAGACCGAATTGCAGGAACTGAACCAGATCCAGAGCCTGGCCCAACAGATCGACGCGACCCAGGACCCGAAGGGCGTCGCGGAGTTGCAGGCGCGCATCCAGGCCGAATCCACGGCGGTCGGCAACGAGATGACGAAACTGCAGCTCTTCCGGATGCTGGCCGAGACCGAGGACAAGCTCATGGTCGAGCAGCAGAGCGAACTGGTGTTGAGCCGAGCGGGCAAGACCAACCGGCTGCAGGATCGGATGGTGCCCGCGTCATTCGGAAACTGA